The Moraxella osloensis genome contains a region encoding:
- a CDS encoding acyl-CoA dehydrogenase C-terminal domain-containing protein — protein sequence MPIYNAPIQDMKFILNDVFNAADFWQKNEQLAHVDSDTVNMILEEMSKFAKNTLLPINRSGDEEGAQYLGEGKVKTPTGFKAAFDEYAQGGWIGLGGDPNHGGQGMPKMVTMLAEEMVFTANQSFALYPNLSGGACMCIYNAGSEEQKQTYLEKIYSGEWTGTMCLTEPHAGTDLGIIKTKAVPNEDGSYSITGTKIFITAGEHDLADNIIHLVLAKTPDAPAGSKGISLFIVPKFHVNADGSLGERNAVSCGSIEHKMGIKASATCVMNFDGAKGFMVGAENTGLASMFIMMNYERLTMGLQGIGGAELAYQNATAYTLDRIQGRADSGIQEPNKAADPIVFHADVRRMLLNAKTISEASRCFAMYVAKELDTNKYTDDDAARKAADDRVALLTPVAKAFLTDRGLEASIDAQQCFGGHGYIREWGMEQIVRDTRISQIYEGTNGIQSLDLLGRKVVKNGGAFVTTYVQEMRDFANNMNADHAIKQAILTSADKLEDLTKAVVAAAAVNKDEINGCAVDYLQAFGYVSFAYMFGLMVEAANGKEGDFYTNKAKLADYYVGRMLPRLDAHIAMVKATSQPITAFDRDYFAATIA from the coding sequence CACGTTACTGCCCATCAACCGCTCGGGCGATGAAGAAGGGGCACAATATCTGGGTGAAGGCAAAGTAAAAACCCCAACTGGTTTTAAAGCAGCATTTGACGAATACGCACAAGGCGGCTGGATTGGTTTGGGCGGCGATCCAAATCATGGTGGTCAAGGCATGCCAAAAATGGTGACTATGCTCGCTGAAGAGATGGTATTTACCGCCAACCAATCATTCGCACTTTATCCAAACCTATCTGGCGGCGCGTGTATGTGTATCTATAACGCAGGCTCTGAAGAACAAAAACAAACCTACTTAGAAAAAATCTACTCAGGTGAGTGGACAGGTACAATGTGTTTGACCGAACCGCACGCAGGTACGGATTTGGGTATCATCAAAACCAAAGCCGTGCCAAACGAAGACGGTAGCTACAGTATCACAGGTACCAAAATTTTTATCACCGCAGGTGAACATGACTTAGCGGACAACATCATCCATTTGGTATTGGCAAAAACCCCCGATGCCCCAGCAGGCTCAAAAGGGATTTCATTGTTTATCGTACCCAAATTCCATGTGAATGCGGATGGCTCATTGGGCGAGCGTAACGCGGTAAGCTGTGGCTCTATCGAGCACAAAATGGGTATCAAGGCGTCAGCGACTTGCGTCATGAACTTTGATGGTGCCAAAGGTTTTATGGTAGGCGCAGAAAATACCGGTCTTGCGTCCATGTTTATCATGATGAACTATGAGCGTTTGACAATGGGATTACAAGGTATCGGTGGCGCTGAGTTAGCGTATCAAAACGCCACAGCTTATACCCTTGACCGTATCCAAGGTCGCGCCGATAGCGGCATCCAAGAGCCAAACAAAGCCGCTGACCCAATCGTATTTCATGCCGACGTTCGCCGTATGCTGTTAAATGCTAAAACCATCAGTGAGGCCTCACGCTGCTTTGCGATGTATGTCGCCAAAGAACTTGATACCAACAAATATACCGATGATGATGCTGCAAGAAAAGCTGCTGATGACCGCGTCGCTCTTTTGACGCCCGTTGCTAAAGCGTTCTTAACCGACCGTGGTCTTGAAGCGTCAATTGATGCACAGCAATGCTTTGGTGGTCATGGCTATATCCGTGAATGGGGTATGGAACAAATCGTACGTGACACCCGTATCTCGCAAATTTATGAAGGGACCAATGGTATCCAATCACTTGACTTGTTGGGTCGTAAAGTGGTGAAAAACGGTGGTGCGTTTGTGACAACGTATGTGCAAGAAATGCGTGATTTTGCCAATAACATGAACGCAGACCATGCCATCAAACAAGCGATTTTAACATCAGCGGATAAACTTGAAGACTTAACCAAAGCAGTGGTAGCAGCGGCAGCGGTCAACAAAGACGAAATCAATGGCTGTGCGGTTGATTACTTACAAGCCTTTGGTTATGTCAGCTTTGCTTATATGTTTGGCTTGATGGTTGAAGCGGCAAATGGCAAAGAAGGCGACTTCTATACCAATAAAGCAAAATTAGCAGACTACTATGTCGGTCGTATGTTGCCACGCTTAGATGCGCATATTGCGATGGTAAAAGCAACGAGCCAACCCATCACAGCGTTTGACCGCGATTATTTTGCGGCAACCATTGCTTAA